One Brassica napus cultivar Da-Ae chromosome C2, Da-Ae, whole genome shotgun sequence DNA window includes the following coding sequences:
- the LOC106442623 gene encoding uncharacterized protein LOC106442623 translates to MAKIRELLERPIAPQIRKEYSTRTLNRNQSGGTETLPTSTPKKWNFPGRGKNKKRIDFIYGGSKFYNSVNSIKAYQRRAENNVGIKEPLSGPDHEITFDENETADLDKLHDDALEIRLYVGGCELSRVMIDTGSSADVLFYDAFKRMGFTKALLKQERTPLIGFAGETTYSLGSIELAVTAGEVRKIVEFIVIDRPAPFNAILGRPWLYSLKAVSSSYHQCQKFPTPKGIKTIRGSQKSSRTCYLASFKDIEQHA, encoded by the coding sequence ATGGCCAAAATCCGGGAACTACTAGAAAGACCGATTGCCCCACAAATTCGGAAAGAATACAGCACGCGAACTCTTAATCGCAACCAGTCTGGGGGGACAGAGACTCTACCAACCAGCACCCCCAAAAAATGGAATTTCCCGGGTCgcggtaaaaataaaaaaagaatcgaCTTTATTTACGGAGGCTCTAAGTTCTATAACTCAGTTAACTCGATCAAAGCATACCAACGAAGAGCCGAAAACAACGTCGGAATCAAGGAGCCCCTATCAGGTCCCGACCATGAAATAACCTTCGACGAAAATGAGACAGCAGATCTCGACAAGCTGCACGACGATGCTCTCGAAATACGACTCTACGTCGGCGGTTGCGAACTATCTCGGGTCATGATCGATACAGGAAGCTCAGCCGACGTCCTCTTCTATGACGCGTTCAAGAGAATGGGATTCACCAAGGCCCTCCTTAAACAAGAACGGACTCCGCTAATCGGATTTGCAGGAGAAACTACTTACTCCCTTGGGTCAATCGAACTCGCAGTAACCGCCGGAGAAGTCaggaaaatcgtcgaattcatCGTGATAGATCGTCCAGCCCCGTTCAACGCAATCCTCGGAAGACCCTGGCTGTATAGCCTGAAGGCAGTTTCCTCATCCTATCACCAATGCCAGAAGTTCCCAACTCCAAAAGGGATCAAAACTATTAGAGGAAGTCAAAAGAGCTCCAGAACATGCTACCTTGCAAGCTTCAAGGATATCGAGCAGCACGCCTAA